One window from the genome of Anolis sagrei isolate rAnoSag1 chromosome 4, rAnoSag1.mat, whole genome shotgun sequence encodes:
- the MED10 gene encoding mediator of RNA polymerase II transcription subunit 10 — MAEKFDSLEEHLEKFVENIRQLGIIVSDFQPSSQAGLNQKLNFMVTGLQDIDKCRQQLHEISVPLEVFEYIDQGRNPQLYTKECLERALAKNEQVKGKIDTMKKFKSLLIQELTKVFPEDMAKYKAIRGEDPSP, encoded by the exons ATGGCGGAGAAGTTCGACTCCCTGGAGGAGCACCTGGAGAAGTTCGTGGAGAACATCCGGCAGCTGGGCATCATCGTCAGCGACTTCCAGCCCAGCAGCCAGGCGGGCCTCAACCAGAAGCT GAATTTCATGGTTACAGGCTTACAAGATATTGACAAGTGCCGACAGCAGCTTCATGAAATCAGTGTGCCTTTAGAAGTCTTTGA ATATATAGATCAAGGCCGCAATCCTCAGCTTTATACTAAAGAGTGCTTGGAAAGGGCTCTCGCTAAAAATGAGCAAGTAAAAGGCAAAATAGATACAATGAAG aaaTTCAAAAGCCTATTGATTCAAGAGCTAACGAAAGTGTTCCCAGAGGATATGGCTAAATATAAAGCTATACGGGGTGAAGATCCTTCTCCTTAA